CCAGGACTTTTACCTCTCTGGCCTTTTCTACACATGAAAAGCTGTTTAACTAACCTGTGTAAACAAACTCCATCTCACCAAATGGGTGGATCAGTGGAACTGTGGTGTCAAAGGCATTTGGCTGCAACACTCTTTCTTAACACATGAAGggacaaaacaaacacacatgACTATAAGCAAAGGCAACTCccttctgcccagctcctgttAACCTGTAAAATGGACCCAACCAAGTTTTTGCTCAGCTCTAGTTTCAAGGTGAGAGCTCACAGTGCTGTGATGTGCTTTATATACATTTCTCTGCTTCAGAAGGGAATGGAGGTGAGCACATTTCTTCCTTACCCAACACCTAACAGCAGTTCTGTTGTTTCATAAGGCATATTCATCCTCAGTGAGAATCCAGGCACAGCAAGGACTCTGCCAACTCGTGCCATCCTGTGGCTTCCTCTTCACCTACCCAGCGCCTCGCTCTGTTCCTCAGAGGAACGGTCCCTGTCACAGCTGGCATCTTTTATTTAACATGACTGAAGAGCAGAGCTAAATAATAAacccctcagcagctggaaCTCTGCATCCTTCAAAAAGAGGGACAGACAAACGACCCATTTGTGCAGTTCTCTGGCTTTATCCCAtaacctgcctttttttttttacaatacCTCTCTATATAAATTAGAAAGAGATAAAGCCAATGATTAACTGCAGCAGCGTTCATGAAAAGAACTCCAGTTTGTATCACACAGTCTCTTCTGGTGGGAGATCACTGAGGTGTAAAGGTGAGAATCATCCAGCTGATGACAAAGtagaagaggaagatggggtACACGACGAGAGCTTTGCGGTTCGGAGGTTGACTGTCTGCCAGGAAAGCTGTcgaagctggagagagagagaaaaacacttcagatgtgggcagcagaaaaaaaactaaGGCCCACTGCAGATGGTAACAACTTTCAACTCCAAGCTGCAttgccctcaatacaggaaggacatgggcctgatggagcagggccagaagagGGTCATGAAAACGATCAGggggctgcaacacctctgctacgaggacaggctgagggagctggggtcgtgcagcctggagaaggctctggggagacctaatagcagccttcagGTACCTGAactgggctgcaagaaggctgcagagagactgtttgcaaaggcctgtagtgataggacaaggggcaatggtttgaaatgagagcagatttagactggaggctaggaacaagttctgcactatgatggtggtggaacactgcaacaggttgcccagggaagtggttggtgCCCCATTCCTAGAgctattcaaggccaggcttgacaaggctctgagcaacctactctagaggaggatgtccctgtcgactgcaggggagttgaactggatgagttttgtcccttccaactcaaaccatttttATGGTGAAAGAAAACAGCCTAATCCATCACTCAGTACCAACACCAATTTAAACTTTATCATACACAAAAATAATTGGACATTCTGTAACAAGAGTCAGACTTACAGATGAAGAAAATAAACAATGCAAGTGCATCTGTATGAAATCAGCACTTTCTAGGAGTATTTAGAGCAGATCAGAAACCAAAACACTCAGTGGTCTCACACAGGCTTCAATATTAATTTATCTTCCTCCTGCTGAAAGCAGTTTGCACCATGACTATTGACACAACAGCTGAAGAATTATTTCTACAGCACTTCACAGCCTGGGAAACACCTTAAAGCGCAGAATCCATCCTAGTTTAACATCCAACACAACATGTGGAGCTCCACCTCCTTAGGCATTGCACTACTCAGCCCACAGACAGAGTTGTAACACAAGAGGTTACTCACCCAACGTTGACCAACCAAACATGGCTATCACTACAACGAGACGTATGATGAAGCTGATGGTCCCAGAGCCTACCAGCAGGACCAGCCTGCACACCAACATGGCCACTGTGAGAGGCAGGACACAATAACCCAGAACACACAAGCTCTGAAAAAAGGATCTGGAACAGAGACAGAAATGGGGAAGAAGCAGTCAAACCAAGTAGTGCAGGAGCTCCAGAAGCAGGATCATTTCCAGCACCACTAAGTACACCAGCACTCACATTGTTCCTCCAAGAAGCTTTGAGTTTAGTGTGATGACAACAGCACCAAACCAGATGATGACAAAGACCTCGGCAAACTGGGGCCCTCCATCATCTCTGCTATCTGCTGATCCACCCTGCAGCATCCTGTGTCAGTGACAGATAAAAGGAACCATTTGCAGTCAATGACTGAGGTTTCATAGACTTGGAGTAGATGACAGAGCAGGAGCCCAAAACCTCCACTGAAGCTGCAAACCCACCATTTTTAATCTCTTTATTTTTAGTAGTATCCTCAATTttacacaggaaaagaaaatgattgTGGCTCAGATGAGGGCATTTCAGCCTGTTTACCTGTTTTGAGGACTGCACAGCACCCAGAGGAGAATGAAACCAAAGGCAATAGATTAAGATGCAAAATTAAAGCACCAGAAGTCTGCTAACCTCTCAAGAAGGCTTACAACTGCAGGATACAAGCAACACAGTGGAGCAGCCAAAGCTCCTGGGAGCCACCATCATCTCCTATCTATGATCCCCTACAAGAGATTCTCTTTTTCCATGGCTTCTGCAGAATATGTAGCATGGACTCTGCAGATCTCAAAGGTTTTAGTCTGCAGGTGAGGATCAAAGTTGTCCAAACGCATTAGACTCAAGGACAATGGGAAtcaggacacctcccagtaaaACTGCTCTTTGGACAGGGGACTAGGAAGAGTTCACCTTCAAAACCTGAGTTTAAATGGGTGAGGTCCTAAGCCTGAAGTGGCTCAAAGAGATCTTACACAAAAACCTAGAGAAGGATCAGGTAACTTGAACTCAACACTCAGGAATGTTTCATTTCCCCTTTCTCCAACAGAAAAGATTAGAAACCCCCAAATCTCTCCACTCCAAGTACTCACAGAGCAAGCGAGACACAAAGCACCAAAGGGCCCCAGAGGTCCCCtgtagggaaagaaagaaatcataAATATTAGAGTGATGCTCAGTTTGATTTCCCTGGGTTTAGGGAAGCACTTTTCCCAACACTCAGTGCACCATTTTGCACATTACACTCCCTTTTAACTTTTCTATCAAGCATCTTATGCCAtgttatagaatcacacaatgggttggaaagggacctccaaaggttgtCTAGTCTGACCTCCCTGTAGTGAGCAGCAGcattcccagagccttcttttcttcaagctgaacaaccccagctccctcagcctgtcctcacagcagaggtgttccagccccctgatcatcttcatggtcttcttctggacccactccatcaggtccatgcccttcctgcattgagagctccagagctggatgaagcactcCAGCTGAGGTGTCACCAAAGCACAGTAgaaaggcagaatcacctctcttgatctgctggccacacttatcctcatgcagcccaggatgctattggccttctgggctgcaagtgcacactatctgctcatgcccagcttttcatccaccagcaccctcaagtcattttctgcaaggctgctctcaatctcatcatctcCCAGTCTGGATTGATATCTAAGACTTGCCTGACCTAGctacaggaccttgcactttaccttattgaacctcagcccacctctccagtctgcccaagtccctctggatgctgtCCTGTCCTTCAGGCTTATCAACTGCACCATTCAGCTTCATATCACcatttgctgagggtgccctgaTGAAGATACTTAATGGCACTGGTCCAAATACAGACCCTTGTgagacaccacttgtcacttgTCATCTGGACATTGAGCTGCTGACCCTTTGTATGCCATCTCTGATATCATCTGTTCTACAGACTCTGTTCTACTTTCCAAGGCCTTTGCCAACACTCTGATTTCTCAAGTTTGCTATTCAGCAATCTACAACAACAGGAAAAACATGGAACAGCCattttggaatcatagaactatgcCACTTCTGAATCCCTGTTCCCCTGaactctcctttccccctgcaGGCAAAGCCTGCTGGCAAGACATCCTTCCAAGATTCTGAAAGTCTCCCTCATACTCACAGTCTCTGAGGAGTGCACTGCTCTTCTTGGGATACATGACATGGACAAATTTCTTCCCAACAGCCTTCAGGTCTCTCATCTGAAACAAAGAAGCAGCACTTTGATTTATCCCTTCAGAAACATCACAGTTCTAACTAAAAGCTGCATGGGCAGAAGTACTGCTGATAAATCTAGACAGGATCCAACTCCAACATTCTGCACCAAACAGCTGCCTTTTCTGCATTCCTTCATAACACAGAGTCATTAATAACATCCAATTAAGAACAAGAATTTGATTGCTCCTCCATGCAAAATAAAACTAATGAAAAATCCTATTAGTCAGGAGAGTTTTCTCCCAAGCTCCACCTGACATTTTTAGCTTTTCAAAGACTTTGAGGCCACAGAGAAACTTTGGGGTTATAATTCAgggttgttgtgggtttttttctgatcCACAAGAAgccaataaaaaaaataatccctaAAATTATAATGAAACACAAATTAAGTAGAGCTATAcaaaaatagaatcatggaatggtttggcttggaagggagctccaaagattatctagtccaacagccctgcagtcagcagggacatcttctatcacagctggctgctcagagccttgtcaagccagACTTTGAATGGCTGCAGGAATGGGGCAccaactatctccctgggcaagctgctgcagtgttccaccaaccTCACGGATGCTGTTCCTAACATTccatctaaatctcctcttctctgatttcaaaccactgcccttcatcctgtccctgcaggccttggaaacagtccctctgcagttttcttgtagcccctgtcaggctgctgttaggtctcttTTCTATACCAGTTGGCCAAAAATGATCAGCAAAGTACTTGTTTTACCCTAGAGAAAGGCACAGACTCACAATGGTATCCCTAACAGGCTCATCCAGCGTGGAGAAGTCTTCATCAGGAGAGTGAGATCCCACAGGAACAGTAATCTCCCCTTCCACTGGAATGTCTTCAGATATTGACACATCTGTGAGACCTGGAAACTAAATGTTTTTTGCAGCCTTTAGGAAAGAGAAACACAATCCACCTGCTGTTTACTTGGATGTGCTTTTCAGACGGGGTTAGAATGAAAACAATTGCTCAGAAGCCACAAGCACAACACTTAATACAGCCAACAGAGTCCAGTCATTGCCTGCCTGATTTACAGCTCAGTCTAAAGAGGTGAATCGATGTCTACAGATCAAACGTTTCTGTCTTCCCCAGTAACTCCCCCAACCTGTTTTCCGTGTTTTGTTTAGCCAGCAATAACTAACGGAAGCAAAGAGCTTGCTTGTGTTTAAGTAAGGCAACGTCTGACAGCAGTTCAACCACAGCAAAGCACACAGGGATGCTGTCTTTCGTGCGCTCCGTAAGGAAATAGCTCGACACCAGCAGGCCGAGCACAAAGCCAGGCCTGTTAAGGACACGAATTATTCCACTCGGGTGGAAGGTTGGATCGCTCCAGCTCCCAAAGATGGAAGCAGGCACAGGACAACCCGGCCAGCTACAGAGGTGAGCTCGAAGCACAGGGCAGGCGGCGAGCAGCAGCGAGGGAGAGGCGGGAGGCCGACTGCTCCCCGTCAGCCTTTGGCCTCCGGCCCTCGCCTCATCCCCATTGCCCCCGCTTCGGCCGCAGCCTCCCGCAGCACAGAGCATCGGAGCTCCAGCCGCGCCGCTGCCGCCGGGCCCGCTGCCGCCCAGCAAAGGCAAGAGCGAGTCTGGCCACGATCTCAACTCGGAAGCCGAGATGAGCTGTCCCCGTCAGGAGCGCCCGGGCACTCCCCCCGGCCCCACTCACCAACGGCGCCCCGGCGGCACTCCCCTCGGCCGCCGCCATCTTCGCTGCCCTGGCGACGTGGAGGCCGCGCGTGACGTCATCACCGGGCGCGGCGGACCCGCTGCGTCACATGCGGCCAGGGCGTCCGTGGCAACGCGATGGTAACTCGGCCCCGCCGGCAGGGGGCGCCCTCGCCGCGGCCGGCCGCTTCGGCCCAGCCTCTCGCCGGCTCTTTTGTGTCCCCTTCGGGTGCCTTCCGTGTCCCCTTTGTGCCTTCCGTGTCCCCTTCGGGTGCCTTCCGTGTCCCTTTTGTGCCTTCGCCAGCGAGAAACgaggagattgaacaaggccaagtgcagggttctgcactttggccacaacaaccccaagcagcactacaggctggggacagagtggctgagagcagccaggcagagagggagctgggggtgctggcagagaggagctgaagctgaggcagcagtgcccaggtgggcagcagagccaatggcatcctgggctggctcagcagcagtgtgggcagcaggacaagggaggttcttctgcccctgtgctcaggccacaccttgagtgctgtgtgcagttctgggcccctcaattcaagagagatgttgaggtgctggaaggtgtccagaaaagggcaacaaagctggtgaggggcctggagcacaaacccaacgaggagaggctgagggagctgggggtgtgcagcctgcagaagaggaggctcagggcagagcccattgctggctgcagctacctgaagggacattgtggccaggtgggggttggcctcttctcctgggcaaccagcagcagaacaaggggacacagcctcaagttgtgccaggggaagtataggctggatgttaggaggaagttcttcacagtgattgccattggaatgggctgcccagggaggtggtggaggcaccgtccctggaggtgttcaagaaaagcctggatgaggcacttagtgccatggtctggttgattggatagggctgggtgctaggttggattggatgagcttggaggtctcttccaacctggctgattctatgattctagggttGA
This genomic window from Pogoniulus pusillus isolate bPogPus1 chromosome 19, bPogPus1.pri, whole genome shotgun sequence contains:
- the YIPF6 gene encoding protein YIPF6; amino-acid sequence: MAAAEGSAAGAPLFPGLTDVSISEDIPVEGEITVPVGSHSPDEDFSTLDEPVRDTIMRDLKAVGKKFVHVMYPKKSSALLRDWDLWGPLVLCVSLALMLQGGSADSRDDGGPQFAEVFVIIWFGAVVITLNSKLLGGTISFFQSLCVLGYCVLPLTVAMLVCRLVLLVGSGTISFIIRLVVVIAMFGWSTLASTAFLADSQPPNRKALVVYPIFLFYFVISWMILTFTPQ